The following are from one region of the Capsicum annuum cultivar UCD-10X-F1 chromosome 1, UCD10Xv1.1, whole genome shotgun sequence genome:
- the LOC107859080 gene encoding probable LRR receptor-like serine/threonine-protein kinase At1g56140 — translation MMFMLALVHLTLSLHPRFNLLDFFFARRVYALDVRGEIPDELWTLTFLDNLTFGINALSGEIPKELGLLTELQSLSFGTNNFSGPLPSELEDLTKLTQIFFSGKKTILLLSYINSAGVSGLIPLTFAKLQSLDTVWASDNAFTGRIPGFIGNNWSNITALRFEGNAFEGPIPASFSNLTSLTDLDLSFNNLTGRVPDVLFNLTLLTHLFLGDNKLTGTLSTLKRQSLQTIDLSYNEISGSFPSWINGPNL, via the exons ATGATGTTCATGTTGGCACTGGTGCACCTGACTTTGTCTTTACATCCGAGATTCAATCTTCTCGACTTTTTCTTCGCAAG GAGAGTTTATGCCTTGGACGTCAGAGGTGAAATTCCAGATGAATTATGGACTCTTACCTTCCTCGATAATCT AACCTTTGGCATCAATGCTTTGTCAGGGGAGATTCCAAAGGAACTTGGGTTGTTGACTGAGTTACAATCATT AAGTTTTGGCACAAATAACTTCTCTGGACCTCTGCCTTCAGAGCTTGAAGACTTAACAAAACTGACACAAAT CtttttttctggaaaaaaaactattttgttgCTTAGTTATATCAATAGCGCTGGTGTTAGTGGACTAATACCATTGACATTCGCAAAACTGCAGAGCTTGGATACTGT GTGGGCTTCAGATAATGCTTTTACAGGGAGGATTCCTGGTTTCATTGGAAATAATTGGTCAAACATTACCGCACT GAGGTTCGAAGGAAATGCTTTTGAGGGTCCAATACCAGCTTCCTTTTCCAACTTAACTTCCTTGACCGACCT AGATTTGAGCTTCAATAATTTGACCGGGCGTGTTCCAGATGTACTTTTCAATCTGACTTTGCTGACTCACCT GTTTCTTGGCGATAACAAGTTAACAGGAACCTTGTCAACTCTGAAGAGACAGTCTCTCCAGACTAT AGATTTATCATACAATGAGATATCTGGAAGCTTCCCTTCTTGGATTAATGGGCCAAATCTGTAA